TCAGGTGAGCTTCGTCTAAAACATCGGACATATCGGGGAAATCCGCCAGATGCACCGACGTTGCTCCCTCGCCTTCTATCCCCTGCCATATCTCTTCAGACAACAAAGGCAATAGAGGGCTTATCGCACGACACATTATATTAAGCACCGTATAAAGCGTATTATAAGCTTCAAACTTATCGCTATCTTGTTCCGAACGCCAGAAACGCTCTTTATTACGCCTGATATACCAGTTATTCAGCACCTCAAAGAAATCCTCAACCGCCTTGCACGCATTGGGCGTATCGTAAGCGTCCATTTGTGCCTCAATATCGGTAACAGCACTCTTACACTTAGCCAATATATACCTGTCCATAAGGTTATCAGACGACGGTTTGAACCTCGCTTTAACCCCGTCGGCATTGGCGTATAATGTAAAGAAGCTATAGCTATTCCATATCGGTTTCATCACAAGGCGTACAGCATCACGAACCATATTGCCTTCTTTGTCGATTAGCAACTCACCGCCATGCATAATAGGCGCGGATATCATCACCCAACGCATAGCATCAGAGCCAAACTTATCAAACACGTCCATAGGGTCTGCATAGTTATTCAAACGCTTGGAAAGCTTTTGCCCCTTATCGTCCAATACTACGCCATGACAAATTACATTCTTAAACGGCGGACGGTCAAACAACGCTGTAGATAACACCATAAGGGTATAAAACCAGCCACGAGTTTGTGCCACATATTCCACAATAAAATCCGCAGGGAAATGACTTTCAAACCATTCTTTATTCTCAAATGGATAATGTGCTTGTGCATATGGCATTGAACCTGATTCAAACCAGCAGTCAAAAACATCTTCGACTCTGCGAAGTGTATAATTGGAATCTTCAGGGTCAGGCTTGGTCAGAGTATCAATAAAAGGTCTGTGCAAATCATCAACCGGCTTGCCAAAAAAATCCTCCAACTCTTTGATACTTCCGAATACATATAGCTTTTTATTCTTAGGATTATCCGAACGCCAGATAGGTATCGGCGAACCCCAAAAACGGTTACGTGAAATCGACCAGTCACGGGCATTTTCCAGCCACTTACCGAACTGCCCGTCTTTAATATGATTAGGTATCCAATTAATTTGCTGATTAAGTTCAACCATACGGTCTTTAAACTTAGTAACTTCCACATACCAGCTAGGCACAGCCTTATATATAAGCGGAGTATCTGTTCTCCAGCAATGCGGATAGTTGTGTTTGTAATCCTCAGATTTTATTAACTGCCCCTTTTGTTTCAGGTAATTTATAATACGCAGGTTCACTAGCCCATTATCTTGTAACTGCTTTTCTTTATATGGCTCATCTTCTGCTTTGCCTTCGGTTTGGGCAATAACATTCAAGCCTTTTAGGTATAGGGCATTTTTCAAAATATCATTTCCAAGGAAATCCGAGTTTATTTCGATTAATGTTGATTCTCCGACTTTGTATTCGGAAGTTATATTGCCATCTCTGGTATAGGAAATGTTATCTGTTACTTTTAAATATTCTTTACAGTCGATCAATACATTCCGGTTCTCTGGAATTATATAACAAACCTTTTCACCTTGCAGCTCAGCCGAAGCTACTCCCCCCTTGAGGGGGAGTTGAGATTGCACAGCAATCTCGTGGGGGGAGTTTTTCACATCTTGACTATACCCCCCACGGTCAGTGGCTTCGCCCCTGCCCAACTCCCCCTCAGGGGGGGAGTAGTTTTTTGTTAGGCATATAAATTTATCTTCAATATTAACGCAATCATCACCATGCTTGCTTGTTAGTATGTAATATTTATCGGCATCGGGTGCGTCTTCCGGTTTATTATCAAGCGAATATACTATAACCCCTTCGGTTTCATCATAAATCGGAAGATTTATATTTTTTCTATCTATTATTCCAAATAGCTCTTCAGTATATCTTCCTGCATGGTCAACAGGGCATATAACTTGCGTTTTAGAGTCAGAAAGCCCTGCAATATTTTCTTTTTTACATGCGTCAAAGTCATCTTCACCAAATCCGGGGGCAAGGTGAACTATTCCTGTTCCGTCACCTTCTGCTACAAAATCGGCAGATATTATTTTGAAGGCGTTTTCAATTCCTACCAAATCAAAATAAGGAAATAATGGTTTGTATGATAGACCGACTAGATTGGAGCCTTTAAGTCTTTTAAATTCTTGCTCATCATCTGTCGACAAATCTTTTGCATATTTAGCAACAGAACTCTTTGCCAATATATAACAAACCTTCTTACTCCCCCCTAGAGGGGGAGTTGATAAATTACAAGGTAATTTATCGTGGGGGGTTTTTGAGGAGTCATTTTTCAAGAAATCCAATATTTTCTCAACAACCCCTTCAACATTTTCGTTAACCTCATTATTCCAAAAACGCAGAACTCTATAGCCTTTGGACTTTAAAAAATCAGTCCTTTTTTCATCATATTCTTTTTGCTCAGCATGCTGACTTCCATCTAGCTCAATAACCAAATTTGCAGCAGGGCAGAAAAAATCGACAATATATTTATCTATAGGCTGTTGCCTGCGGAATCTAAAACCATCTAGCTGTTTTCCGCTTAAATATTTCCAAAGTTTAGATTCTTCTTTTGTAGATTCTTTTCTAAGCTCTCTCGCCCGATCAAGTGCTTCCTGATTATACCCCCCACGGTCAGCGGCTTCGCCCCTGCCCGACTCCCCCTCAGGGGGGGAGTAATTTTCTTCCACAACCACACAAGCATACTCAATCCCCTCGCCTACTGCTAAAGCTAAATTACTTGGCAAAGTCCAAGGCGTAGTTGTCCATGCCAGCACTTTATATTCATCAGCTTCCGGGGCATTTTGCGGCTTTTCATTCAAGGTGAACGCAACCGTAATCGCCTTATCCGTCCTCTCACGATAAGAATTATCCATTCTGGTTTCAAAGTTAGAAAGTGGAGTTTCGCATGCCCATGAATACGGCATAACACGCATAGATTCATAAACTAAGCCTTTATCATAAAGCTGTTTGAACGCCCATAAAACAGACTCCATATAGCCTGTATCCATCGTTTTATAGTCATTTTCAAAATCAACCCAACGAGCCTGACGATTTACATATTTCTCCCACTCGCCTGAGAATTTCATCACCGATGTGCGGCACTTTTCGTTAAATTTATCTATTCCATATTCAACGATTTTATGACGACCTGAAATACCCAGCTCCTTTTCAGCACCCATTTCAGCCGGCAACCCGTGGCAATCCCAACCGAAACGACGTTCT
This genomic interval from Pseudomonadota bacterium contains the following:
- a CDS encoding class I tRNA ligase family protein, with amino-acid sequence MKKYYPEVNSNPDFPKLEENIIKLWNENKCFEDSVDNRDAKKDGKDNEFIFYDGPPFANGLPHYGHLLTGFVKDIFARYQTVKGKKVERRFGWDCHGLPAEMGAEKELGISGRHKIVEYGIDKFNEKCRTSVMKFSGEWEKYVNRQARWVDFENDYKTMDTGYMESVLWAFKQLYDKGLVYESMRVMPYSWACETPLSNFETRMDNSYRERTDKAITVAFTLNEKPQNAPEADEYKVLAWTTTPWTLPSNLALAVGEGIEYACVVVEENYSPPEGESGRGEAADRGGYNQEALDRARELRKESTKEESKLWKYLSGKQLDGFRFRRQQPIDKYIVDFFCPAANLVIELDGSQHAEQKEYDEKRTDFLKSKGYRVLRFWNNEVNENVEGVVEKILDFLKNDSSKTPHDKLPCNLSTPPLGGSKKVCYILAKSSVAKYAKDLSTDDEQEFKRLKGSNLVGLSYKPLFPYFDLVGIENAFKIISADFVAEGDGTGIVHLAPGFGEDDFDACKKENIAGLSDSKTQVICPVDHAGRYTEELFGIIDRKNINLPIYDETEGVIVYSLDNKPEDAPDADKYYILTSKHGDDCVNIEDKFICLTKNYSPPEGELGRGEATDRGGYSQDVKNSPHEIAVQSQLPLKGGVASAELQGEKVCYIIPENRNVLIDCKEYLKVTDNISYTRDGNITSEYKVGESTLIEINSDFLGNDILKNALYLKGLNVIAQTEGKAEDEPYKEKQLQDNGLVNLRIINYLKQKGQLIKSEDYKHNYPHCWRTDTPLIYKAVPSWYVEVTKFKDRMVELNQQINWIPNHIKDGQFGKWLENARDWSISRNRFWGSPIPIWRSDNPKNKKLYVFGSIKELEDFFGKPVDDLHRPFIDTLTKPDPEDSNYTLRRVEDVFDCWFESGSMPYAQAHYPFENKEWFESHFPADFIVEYVAQTRGWFYTLMVLSTALFDRPPFKNVICHGVVLDDKGQKLSKRLNNYADPMDVFDKFGSDAMRWVMISAPIMHGGELLIDKEGNMVRDAVRLVMKPIWNSYSFFTLYANADGVKARFKPSSDNLMDRYILAKCKSAVTDIEAQMDAYDTPNACKAVEDFFEVLNNWYIRRNKERFWRSEQDSDKFEAYNTLYTVLNIMCRAISPLLPLLSEEIWQGIEGEGATSVHLADFPDMSDVLDEAHLMHDMDRVRDACNAALSIRGAENIRVRQPLASLTIIDPEPQRLEDYADLIKDEVNVKEVKFSSNVEEFADLRLKVNFPVLGKRLPAKMKDIIAATKKGEWKQLPDGKIEAVGEVLTGEECSLALEPRSKGGAQALSTNDALVLLDLNVTNELKIEGVARDLVRLVQQSRKDADLNITDRINLNVETDNNNVVEALNGFNGYIAEQTLADSVSAAKADNCNHRFEQKIDGADVVIGLSRVA